One Hyphomonadaceae bacterium BL14 genomic window, CTCGGCCACCACGATGCAGGCGTCATTACCCGACTGGACGATGATGCCCTGCAGTAGATCGCGCACGCTGGCGCGCGAGTTCAGCTCGAGGAACATGGTGGACGAGCCCGACGCGGCACCGCCCCGGCGCCAAGCGGTTTCACTCACCGGCAATTCGTCATCCATTGTCAGCCGCCCGTCCTCGAGCGCCTCGAACACCATCAGCGCCGTCATTAGCTTCGACATGGACGCCGGCGGCATGGGGATATCGCCATTCTTGGAGAACAGCACCGCGCCGGTATCGTAATCAAGGATCACCGCATGGCTGGCGCGCGTGTCGAAGGCGCTGTTCTGCGCCAGGGCAGGCGCGGCCGCAAAGCTCGCGAATGCGGCGATGAGACAAGCAAATTTCACGAGTGTTGCGGGCATGGCGCGGTGCGTCTCCGGCGGCTGGAACGAAGCATCAGGCAGACTAACCCCGCCCGCCCCGCGCCGAAAGGCTGTGCGCCAGCTTGGACTACTGCCGGCTGGCGTGCCGGGTGATCCCGGGGCCGCGCACGATGTGCGACACCGCCGCGCGATCCTGCGGGTCAGCGGGGCCGAGGGCCTCCACCCTCACTTCGGTGACGCCCAGATCGATCATGCCGATGGCCTCGGCAGCGGCCCGGCTGAGATCAATCACCCGCCCCGCGATGAACGGCCCGCGATCATTGATGCGCACGATGACGCTGTCGCCGGTATCAAGGCGCGTGACCCGCGCCAGAGACGGCAGGGGCATGGTCGGGTGCGCGGCGGTCAGCGCGTGCTGATCAAAAATCTCGCCGCTGGCCGTCTGGCGGCCATGGAACGGGTCGCCATACCAGGACGCCACCCCCTCCTCTGCCCCGCGCACAGGCAGGCGCTCACCGGCGATGTCGACGAGGGGAACATCCGGCGGCGGGGCCCATGAGCTACCCGATGACGCGGGCGCGGACAGTGCCGTACCTGCGCGGACGGCGGCTTCGTTTTGCGGCGACACGCAGGCCTGAAGCACCGCAAGGGCGGCCACAAGCACAGGGATCACGGCGTGTCTGGATCGCAAAGGCAAGGGCGAACGGCTCCCGCTGGCGGACAGGCGCGATACCCTAGCCGCTGCGCACACCGGCGCAAGCCCATCGATCTTGCGCACCCCCCGCCCCGCCGCTAAACCGGACGCGCCGGAGGAGTGGCAGAGCGGTTGAATGCGGCGGTCTTGAAAACCGTTGAAGGTTAACGCCTTCCGGGGGTTCGAATCCCTCCTCCTCCGCCAGACACTAAAAGTCATTCAATGAGACAGCGCGCTGAAGGGCAAGAATCCTCAGCTTCTGTTCGGTTCTGCCGATAGCAGATAAAATCCTGAGACAGCCCGACATGCCATGAGTGGCCTCTATGCGGCTTTTGTCGCTTCGTGCCTAAACCTCGCTCCTAAAGTTCTGGTCCCCGATGCCTGGGCCGCCATCGGCGCGGATTCCATATGGCAAGCCACCATACCCGGTCGCGTGTGACCATCGATTGGCTGACGGAATCGGCAGCTTGAAAAAACACCACAGTGGTGCTATCAAGGCCTATGCCTGAGAAGCGAAAGCCGACCTATGACATTGAAGCGGTCAAAGCGATTTTCTCGGCGGTCGAGAAGCTCAATGTAACAGGGTCCGCTCTGAGAGGGGCTGCCTCGCTTGGCTTTGGCCGAAGCGAGATCATTGCAGCCATACAGACAATCGAGCGACGCCATTTTTATAAGTCCATGACGTCCTTTTCTGATCATCGGGTCTGGCAGGACGTCTACCACGTCCCTTCGGAGCAGGGGGTTTTGTATGTCAAATTCACGGCCGATGCCGTGACCGAGTTTTTGCTTCTGTCGTTCAAGGAGAAAGACAATGACTAGCCCCACTTGCCCGCAGACGGGCCAGCCGATGTTCCGTGACGTTCGTCCGATGACCATCGCCTACAAGGGACACGAAGCCACCTTAGACATGCCCGGCTGGTATTGCGATGTGAGCGACGAGAGCATTCACACCGGCGAAGACATGAAGATGTCGGATCGGGCCCTGAACCGGCTTAAGGCGCAAGTCGAGGGCCTGCTTGCGCCAGAGGCGGTGCGACGCATCAGGAAGCGTCTGGATCTCACCCAAAAGGAGGCTGGCCACCTGATCGGTGGCGGGCCAAATGCCTTTCAGAAATACGAGAGCGGAGACGTGGTTGTCAGCCATGGGGTGATGAGCGCCCTGCTGCTGCTCGACAGGGATCCATCCGGGCTCTCTGTCCTAAAGCAGCGGGCGCACCGGAAGGAAACTGCATAAGATCCTGTTGTAATTGATTATCCTCGATCGCTGACCAAAACCTTTTGCAGACTCGCTGTCCGCCTGGACGCCCTTTGGCGAGAGAGTTCGTTTGCAAGATTTCTCTCCGCAATAGGCTCCTATGGTCTTATCCGGATAAGAAATGCGACTGCGTTTTTTGCAGGCACGCCTCATGGAACCCCCTGATGATCCGCACCCTCACCGCCGCCGCCCTCGCCTTCACCGCCCTCCTCGCGGCCCCGGCGCTGGCGCAGGCCCAGTTCACTCACCCCTTCGGCTTCCCCCAGCCGTCTGAGGGCGAGGAGTTTTTCGTGGTGATCGAAATCCCGGCCGGGTCAGCGACCAAGTATGAGATCGACGCCGAGACCGGGCTTGTGTTCGTGGACCGGTTTTTGTCGATGCCGGTGGTGTATCCGGCCAATTACGGGTCGATCCCGTCCTCCATGGGCGAGGACGGCGATCCGCTGGATGCGCTGGTGCTGACGCGCGAGCCGATTGTGCCCGGCGCGCTGATCCGGGTGCGGGCGATTGGCGCGCTGATCATGCTGGATGATGGCGAGGTGGACGACAAGATCATCGCCGTGCCGGCGTCCGATATCGACCCGGCCTATGACGCGATCCGGTCCATCGAGGATCTGCCCGCCCTGGAGCGCCGCCGGATCGAGGCGTTTTTCCGGGTCTACAAGCAACTGCCCGATCCGGCCGATGCCGAGGGCGTGGAGCTGGGCGGTTATCGCAGTGCGGATGACGCAGCGGCGCAGGTGCGCGCCGCGATCAACGCGTCCCGGGAGGCGCAGGCGCAGTAGAGAATTCCGTGCGCCTTCAGCGGCGCTGGACGGACAGCGCGCCGTCCGGCCCGGCGGGGTCCTTTACTGCTCCGGCAGACGCCAGTGCAGGCGTTCGCCGGCGTGGAAGGGGGTGAGCTGCTGGCCGTCGGGATCGATGCGGGCCGGGACGTCCAGCCCTGTGCGCTCCAGCGTGACCGTGCCTTCATTGAGCGGCAGGCGGTAAAAACGCGGGCCGTGCTCGCCGGCGAAGGCGGACAAATGCTCAAGACAGCCCAGCTCCTCAAAGGTCTGCGCATAGCTTTCCAGCGCCACCGGGGCGGAGAAAATGCCCGCGCAGCCACAGGCGCTCTCCTTGTCGCACCGGGCATGGGGCGCAGAATCGGTGCCGAGGAAGAATTTGGGATGGCCGGTGGCGACGATGGCGCGCAGCGCTTCCTTGTGCTGGCGGCGCTTGGCCACGGGCAGGCAGTAGAGGTGGGGCCTTATGCCCCCGGCCAGCATGTCGTTGCGGTCGATGCGCAAATGGTGGGCGGTGATGGTGGCGGCGATGTTCTCGCCCCCGGCCCGCACGAATTCGATCGAGTCGGACGTGGTGATGTGCTCCAGCACGATCCTGAGATTGGGAAACCGCTCCATGGTCGGGCCGAGAATGCGCTCGAGGAACACCCGTTCGCGATCGAAGATGTCGATGTCGGCGGTGGTCACCTCGCCATGAATGAGCAGCGGCATGCCGATCTCGCCCATGGTGGCCAGCACTGCGTCAATCTTGCGAATGTCCGTGACGCCTGATTGCGAATTGGTGGTGGCCCCGGCGGGATACAGCTTGCAGGCGGTCAGGATGCCGGCCTCGAAGCCGCGGGCAATCTCCTGCGGGTCGATGGTGTCGGTCAGATAGGCCGTCATCAGCGGCTCGAAATCACTGTCCGGCCCGGCGGCGTCACGGATGCGCTCGCGATAGGCGTCGGCGGCAGCCGCAGTCGTGATCGGCGGCACGAGATTGGGCATGACGATGGCGCGGCGGAACTGGCGTGCGGTGTAGGGCGCCACCAGCTTGAGCATCTCCCCGTCGCGCAGATGCAGGTGCCAGTCATCAGGCCGGCGGATGGTGAGGATGTCGGCCATGGCAGGCTCCGGAGGATCGCGCGGTCACAGGTCGGGCGAACAAGGTTACAAGCGCCGGTGCCTGTCAAGACGCCCGCCGCCATCGACAGGTCCCGGCGGATCGGTACAGCCCGGATCCCATGCAGCGGTCAGGATGGACGCGTTGCGCCCGCCCGCAAGGCCCCGGCAGCGCCTTGGCGTGCAGGCCTTTGCAGGACGGGCTGCCGGCGCGTTGCCGCCCTACCCCGCCCGGCCTAGCAGCTCTGACAGCGCCGTCAGGCGCGACTGGTCGCGGCCTTCGGCGCTGTCTGCGGCGCTGGCCAGATCGCGGGCCAGGCGCGTCATGGCGCGGGCATTGACACGGCCCTGGGCCCACTGGTCGACCGCCGCGCGGGCGCGTCCGGCCAGATCGTCTGCGAGGGCTTCAGAGCGCGCCAGCTGGTCGAGATAGGAGCGCGCCACATCGGGGTGGTCTTCCCACACGATGCGGGTCTGGGTCTGGGGATTGACCTGATCCTCGATCACCCGCTCGGCGGCGGCGATTTCGGACGGAGAGAGATGCTCGCTGGGGGCCAGGCGCAGCACGTCGAGCCCGCGGGCGATCTCGGCCCCGTAGATGCGGCCATTATACCAGTAGGCCGACCAGTATCCGGCCACCACCAGACCGTCCGGGTCCACCGGGCCGCGGTCGAAATAGGCGATCTCGACCGGATTGGCCGGATCGGTGAAGTCCATCACCGTGATACCACCCTGATACCAGGACTGCACCATGATATCGCGCCCCGGCACCGGGATGAGCGAACCGTTATGGGCAACGCAGTTCTCGGTCTCACCCTGGATGGTAGGCAGCTTGAAAAAGCTTTGCCCGTTCAGCTGGCCATCCTCCACCGTGGCGATGAGATTGGCACCCCAGGTGACCGGGTCTTCGGCGCGGCAACGCGCCGCCGTGCCACCACCCCATTCATCCGTGAAGACAACGACATCGCCGGTATTGTTGAACGTCGCCGAGTGCCAGTAGGCCATGTCCGGATCAAACAGGTCGGACAGGCGCTGCGGGTTTTCCGGATCGGAAATGTCCAGCAGGATCCCGTTGCCGCTGCAGGCACCCGCAGCCAGATTGAGCTCGGGGTAGACCGTGATGTCGTGGCAGTGATTGGTCTGGGCGGTGCGCTGGGTGGCGACGCCGAACCGGCCGCCGCGCCACAGGCCGGCAATCTCGCCGGTGTCGCGATCAGCGAAGATGCGCGGACGGTTGACGATAGCCGCCTCTTCCGGCGCGCTGAGCGCCACGCGGATGACATCGATGGAGTACAGCGCGGTGTCCGGGTTCTCCTCGGGCTGACCGGCCGAGCAGATGTCCAGCTCGTCACCCTCGCGCACGAAGGAGGTGCCCGAATTATAGATGTAGAGCACGTCCGGATCGGACGGATGGGGAACCAGGGTGTGGGTGTGCGAGCCGCGGCAGGTCTGGACCGCAGCGATCTGGCGCGGGGCGTTGAAATCGGAGATGTCGAAAATCCGGATGCCGCGGAAGCGCTCCGGGTTCACATCGCCCTCTGCGCCGGACGTCCCGCAATCGAGGCGGCCGCGATTTTGCTCCACCGACACAAACAACAGATCGCCATGGATGGACACATCGCCCTGCCCGCCCGGGCAAACGACGGAGAGGGCCAGTTCCGGCGCGCCGTCACCATTGGCGTCGTAGATATTGAAGCCGTTATAATTGCCCACGATCACCCGCCCGCCGGCGAAGGCCAGATCGGTATTGGACAGGGCCAGCGGGGTGAAGGCCGGTGTGGGCGGCTCCTCGCCGCGCTCGCGAGCGGCTCGCATGGCCTCGCGCATGGCGCTGGGATAGAACAGGGCCTCGGGATCGAAAAAGCCCGGCGGCGGGGTGATGGCGTGCTCCAGCTGCAGGTTCCAGGCTGCCTGCTCGGCATCATGCAGTCCCCCGGCCAGCGCGGTGCGCGCGTCCGGCTCGAAGGCGCGTGGCTGCTGGGCCTGGGCGCTGACGCCGGTGAACAGGACCGCCAGGGCGGCGGCGGAGGAGAGCATGGTGGAACGCAGGGTCATGACAGGGTCGGCTCCAAGGCTGGGAACGGGATTTCAGGGATCAGACGTCGGACAAGAGCGACTGCATGCGCAGGATTTCGGCGGACTGGTCTGAGACCACATGGGACAGGAAATCGGACAATTGCGGGTCCTGGGCGCTGCCCGGAAGGCGAACGAGATCATTCACCATGTCCAGCGCGCCCTGGTGGTGCACGATCATGCCCTCCAGAAACAGGCGGTCGAACTCCGCCCCGTCTGCAGCGGCGAGCGCGGCCATCTGGTTGGGTGACAGCATGCCGGGCATGAGCGGTGTGTCGCCAGGACCGGGCGCGGCGGGCGCAGGGGTATGGTGACCATGATGCGCGTGCGCGCCTGCGCTGCCATGGGAGCCGTGTGCGCCATGATGCTGTTGATGGCTGGCATGGCTCTGGTGCGCGGTGTGACCGGCGTGAGGGTCATGACCAGAATGCGCCCCGCCATGGTGGCCGTGGGACAGGTGCGGATCGTCCGCTGCCTGTCCGCGCTGTTCCAGCCAGGTGCGCATCATATCCATTTCAGTGGCCTGGTTGGAGGCAATGCGCTCGCCCAGCCGGCGCACGCCGTCATGAGCGCCGCGGGTCTCAAGCAAAGCGACCATCTCCACCGCCTGGGCGTGATGGACGATCATGTGCTGCATGAAAACGACGTCCGCCGGCACAAAACTGGACCGGCTCAGGGCCAGCGCGTCGTCCGCGGCGATCTCGCGTGAGGGCTCTCCGGGCGCGCCGGGTTGAAAAATCGGCGACGCCTCGCTGTCGGCGCACACAGCGGCAAGGCCAGCCAGAAGCAGCAGAACGCGAACCATTTCAGAGACCTCTTCGAACCCACGTGTAGTGAAAACCGCAACTGCATGATGGCGCAAGCGCAATCGGACGCCAACCCGTTCAAATGCCAGCGGGTGCTGAAGCGGCCCCTGCCCCGCGCCCGGTGCGCGGCACCCCGGCGTCAACTGCACCGGTTTCGCCGTTTCTCCATTGGAAAGGCGCGCTCATGCGCTACCCTATAGCGCCACTGGATAGCGACGGGAGGCTGCAGCATGTTCGCGTGGACGCACTTGGCGCGGTGGATGTCAGCGCTTGCCTTCGGGCTTGGTACGGCCGCTTTGGCGGGCGCAGCCCTCACCCAGGAGCGCACGGACGGGGCTCTCATCAAGACGGCCGCGCTGACCGGCGTCATCGGTCCGGCCAATTCGGGCTATGTCAGCCGCGCGATCAGAATTGCAGACCGGGAAGGCGCGGCCCTGCTGGTCATCGAGATGGATACACCCGGCGGGCTCGATACCGCGATGCGCGACATCAACCGGGCCATTATCGGTTCCGACGTGCCCGTCGCCGTGTTCGTGCACCCTTCAGGGGCCCGCGCCACCAGTGCCGGGGCCTATATCCTTTATGCCAGCCATATCGCCGGTATGTCGCCCGGCACGAGTGTCGGGGCTGCCACGCCCGTGCAGATGGGCGGCGGGGAAGAGACCCCTGCCCCGCCGGACGACCTGCCCGGTGCGGACGACGAGAGCGGTGAGGGCGCAGACGGGCCGACCAGCCGGGACAGGTCTGCACCGTCCAGCGCCCAGGCCATGCGCAACAAGGTGGTCAACGATTCGGTCGCCTATATCCGTTCTCTTGCCGAGATGCGCGGGCGCAATGCCGACTGGGCTGAAGAGGCTGTGCGCGACGGTGTCAGCGCGTCCTATTCGGAGGCGCTGGCCCTGGGTGTGGTCGAAATCGTCGCCGCCAGCCTCGACGACTTCGCCGCGCAAGCCGATGGCCGCGAGGTCACGATGAGCGGCGGAGAGACCCGGGTCCTGGCGCTGGAGGGTGCGCGCTTTGAAGCGATCGACAAGACTGTGTCGGAAGAAATTCTGGCGGTGATCACCGATCCGAATATCGCTTTCCTGCTGCTCAATCTCGGTTTTATCGGCCTTCTGGTGTCGTTCTATAACGGGCTTGAACCGGTGACCGCCATCGCGGGGGTGATCTTCATCATCGTCGGCTTCTATGCGCTCAACACCCTGCCGGTGAACTATGCAGGCGCGGCGCTGATCATATTGGGACTGATCCTGCTGGTGGCCGAGGCGTTCCTGGCGTCATCCGGCCTGCTGGCTCTGGGCGGGCTGGCCGCCTTCGCCATCGGCTCCGTGATGCTGATGGACACCGAAGTCGAGGGCTTGCGCGTGGACTGGCGGGTCATCGCGGGAGCCACATTGGCTCTGGGAGCGGCGAGCTTCCTGCTGGTCAGCTACGGCCTCGCCGCCCAGGCGCGCAAGGTGACGACCGGCGAACAGGGCCTGATCGGCCTGACCGGGCACGTCCTGTCTTGGAACGGCGCAACCGGTTACGTCATGGTGGACGGCGAACGCTGGCGCGCCGTCTCTGCGGACGCCCTCAAGGCCGGCGACGCCATCAAGGTGGTCAGCCTTGATGGGCTGACCTTGAAGGTCAAATTGCTCAAATAGACGTGTGACGCAATAGCTACCCCTGGAAGGAGACTCGGCCATGGCCGAACTTGGCGTGAACATCGGTTTCTGGATTGCGACCGCGGTGATCATATTCACGATCATCTCGTCAGCCATCAAGATCCTGCGCGAGTATGAGCGCGCGGTGGTCTATACACTCGGGCGATATACCGGCACGTCAGGTCCGGGTCTGATCCTGCTGATCCCCTTCATCCAGCAGATGGTACGCGCGGACATCCGTACCGTCGCCGAGGACGTGCCCAGCCAGGACGTGATCAGCCAGGACAACGTGTCGGTGAAGGTCAATGCGGTGATTTACTACCGGATTGTCGACCCCGCCCGCGCGATCAACCAGGTGGAAGACTTCCGCATGGCCACCAGCCAGCTGGCCCAGACCACGCTGCGGTCGGTGCTGGGCAAGCATGATCTCGACGAGATGCTGTCCGAGCGCGACAAGTTGAATGACGACATCCAGTCAATCCTGGATTCCCAGACCGAGGCCTGGGGCATCAAGGTGGCCAATGTCGAGATCAAGCATGTCGATCTCGACCCGTCCATGATCCGCGCCATCGCCAAACAGGCCGAGGCCGAGCGCGAGCGGCGCGCCAAGATCATCTCGGCCGAGGGCGAACAGCAGGCCGCGACAAAACTGGCCGAAGCCGCCCAGATCCTGGGTGGTCAGGACGGCGCGCTGCAGCTGCGCTATCTCAGCACGCTGACCGAGATCGGGGGCGAGAACAATTCCACCATCATCTTCCCGATGCCGATTGATCTGCTGGCCCAGCTGTCCGGCTTCATCAAGGACAAAGGCTAGACGCTTAGACGTCCGAACGACCATCCGGGCAAAGAAAAACCCCGGCCTGCGTGTGCAGGCCGGGGTTCTTTCTGGCCGTCAATCTGCGCGTCAGAAACGCGTTGCCAGCACCGCCAGCATCAGGAGCGCCACGATATTGGTGATCTTGATCATGGGGTTCACGGCCGGACCGGCGGTGTCCTTGTAAGGGTCACCCACCGTGTCGCCGGTCACGGCCGCCTTGTGGGCGTCAGAGCCTTTGCCGCCATGATGGCCGTCCTCGATATACTTCTTGGCATTGTCCCAGGCTCCGCCGCCCGACGTCATCGAGATGGCGACGAACAGGCCCGTAACGATCACGCCCAGCAGCATGGCACCGACCGATACGAGCGCATCGCCCTTGCCCGCTTCATTGAAGCCCAGCGCCCCGCCGCCGACAAACCAGATCACCGCGAACAGCACGATGGGCGAGAGAACAGGGAGCATGGACGGTACGATCATTTCGCGGATTGCCGCGGTGGTCAGCATGTCCACCGCCCGGCCGTAATCGGGCTTCTCCTCGCCGCGCATGATGCCCGGCTTCTCGCGGAACTGACGGCGCACCTCCTCCACCACCGCCTGGGCGGCGCGGCCCACGGCGGTCATGGACATGCCGGCGAACAGGAAGGGCAGCAGACCCCCGAACAGCAGGCCCACCACCACGTAGGGGTTGGACAGGTCGAAGTTCAGGTTTCCGGTATCGGCGAAGAACGGATAATCGCGCGGATTGGAGGCGAAGTACTTGATGTCCTCGGTATAGGCCGCAAACAGCACCAGCGCACCCAGGCCTGCCGAGCCGATGGCATAGCCCTTGGTGACCGCCTTGGTGGTGTTGCCCACAGCGTCGAGGGCATCGGTCGTGTCGCGCACCTCGCCTTCCAGGCCCGCCATCTCGGCGATGCCGCCGGCATTGTCCGTCACCGGACCGAAGGCGTCGAGTGCGACAACCATGCCGGCCAGGGCCAGCATCGTGGTCACGGCGATGGCAATGCCGAACAGGCCCGCCAGATTGAACGTCACCAGGATGGCGATGATGATCACCAGGGCGGGCAGCGCCGTGGATTCCATCGATACCGCCAGGCCCTGGATCACGTTTGTGCCGTGGCCGGACTCCGAGGCCTTGGCTACCGAGCGCACGGGCCGGTAATTGGTGCCGGTATAATACTCGGTGATCCAGATGATCAGACCGGTCACCGCCAGGCCGACCACGCCGCACAGGAACAGCGATGCGCCGCTCATGATCAGGCCGCTGCTGGCGGTAAAGGCAGTGTCAAAGCCGATCAGAAAATGGGTCGCCAGTGCAACCCCGCCCAGAGACAGCACCGCCGACGCGATGAAGCCTTTGTAGAGCGCGCCCATCACATTGGTGGACCCTTTGGACAGGCGTACGAAGAACGCGCCGATGATCGAGGCGATGATGCATACCGCGCCGATGGCCAGCGGATAGACCATCATGGCGTCGAGGCCCGCGTCACCGCGGAAGAAGATCGATGCCAGCACCATGGTGGCCACCACCGTCACCGCATAGGTCTCGAACAGGTCGGCGGCCATGCCCGCACAGTCGCCGACGTTATCGCCGACATTGTCGGCGATGGTGGCCGGATTGCGTGGATCATCCTCGGGGATGCCCGCTTCCACCTTGCCCACCATGTCGCCGCCCACGTCAGCACCCTTGGTGAAGATGCCGCCGCCCAGACGGGCGAAGATGGAGATGAGCGAAGCCCCGAAGCCCAGCGCCACAAGACCGTCAATGATGGTGCGCTGGGTGCCGGAAGCCGCGAAGCCTTCGCCCCCGGTCAGCACCAGGAAGTAGACGGTCACCGACAACAGGGCGAGGCCGGCGACCAGCATGCCGGTCACCGCGCCCGCGCGGAAGGCCATGGACAGGCCCGCCTGAAGCGAGGTTTTGGACGCTTCGGTGGTGCGCACATTGGCACGCACCGACACCAGCATGCCGATAAAGCCTGCCGCACCCGACAAAAGTGCGCCGATCAGGAAGCCGATCGCCACGACCAGGCCCAGCAGAAGCCAGACCAGAACGAAGATCACCGCGCCCACGACGGCGATGGTGGTGTATTGCCGGCGCAGATAGGCGTTGGCGCCTTCCTGAATGGCGGCAGCGATTTCCTGCATGCGCGCCGATCCCGGACTGGCCGCGAGGATCGAGCGCACCTGAATGATTCCGTATGCAATTGCGATCAGGCCTGACGCAACCGCCAGCCAGAGCCAAAGCTCATCCATAGCCATGTAATATCCCCTTGTACGAGGCG contains:
- a CDS encoding septal ring lytic transglycosylase RlpA family protein → MIPVLVAALAVLQACVSPQNEAAVRAGTALSAPASSGSSWAPPPDVPLVDIAGERLPVRGAEEGVASWYGDPFHGRQTASGEIFDQHALTAAHPTMPLPSLARVTRLDTGDSVIVRINDRGPFIAGRVIDLSRAAAEAIGMIDLGVTEVRVEALGPADPQDRAAVSHIVRGPGITRHASRQ
- a CDS encoding type II toxin-antitoxin system MqsR family toxin translates to MPEKRKPTYDIEAVKAIFSAVEKLNVTGSALRGAASLGFGRSEIIAAIQTIERRHFYKSMTSFSDHRVWQDVYHVPSEQGVLYVKFTADAVTEFLLLSFKEKDND
- a CDS encoding type II toxin-antitoxin system MqsA family antitoxin — its product is MTSPTCPQTGQPMFRDVRPMTIAYKGHEATLDMPGWYCDVSDESIHTGEDMKMSDRALNRLKAQVEGLLAPEAVRRIRKRLDLTQKEAGHLIGGGPNAFQKYESGDVVVSHGVMSALLLLDRDPSGLSVLKQRAHRKETA
- a CDS encoding inorganic diphosphatase, which translates into the protein MIRTLTAAALAFTALLAAPALAQAQFTHPFGFPQPSEGEEFFVVIEIPAGSATKYEIDAETGLVFVDRFLSMPVVYPANYGSIPSSMGEDGDPLDALVLTREPIVPGALIRVRAIGALIMLDDGEVDDKIIAVPASDIDPAYDAIRSIEDLPALERRRIEAFFRVYKQLPDPADAEGVELGGYRSADDAAAQVRAAINASREAQAQ
- the pyrC gene encoding dihydroorotase, which codes for MADILTIRRPDDWHLHLRDGEMLKLVAPYTARQFRRAIVMPNLVPPITTAAAADAYRERIRDAAGPDSDFEPLMTAYLTDTIDPQEIARGFEAGILTACKLYPAGATTNSQSGVTDIRKIDAVLATMGEIGMPLLIHGEVTTADIDIFDRERVFLERILGPTMERFPNLRIVLEHITTSDSIEFVRAGGENIAATITAHHLRIDRNDMLAGGIRPHLYCLPVAKRRQHKEALRAIVATGHPKFFLGTDSAPHARCDKESACGCAGIFSAPVALESYAQTFEELGCLEHLSAFAGEHGPRFYRLPLNEGTVTLERTGLDVPARIDPDGQQLTPFHAGERLHWRLPEQ
- a CDS encoding DUF305 domain-containing protein, translated to MVRVLLLLAGLAAVCADSEASPIFQPGAPGEPSREIAADDALALSRSSFVPADVVFMQHMIVHHAQAVEMVALLETRGAHDGVRRLGERIASNQATEMDMMRTWLEQRGQAADDPHLSHGHHGGAHSGHDPHAGHTAHQSHASHQQHHGAHGSHGSAGAHAHHGHHTPAPAAPGPGDTPLMPGMLSPNQMAALAAADGAEFDRLFLEGMIVHHQGALDMVNDLVRLPGSAQDPQLSDFLSHVVSDQSAEILRMQSLLSDV
- a CDS encoding nodulation protein NfeD, coding for MSALAFGLGTAALAGAALTQERTDGALIKTAALTGVIGPANSGYVSRAIRIADREGAALLVIEMDTPGGLDTAMRDINRAIIGSDVPVAVFVHPSGARATSAGAYILYASHIAGMSPGTSVGAATPVQMGGGEETPAPPDDLPGADDESGEGADGPTSRDRSAPSSAQAMRNKVVNDSVAYIRSLAEMRGRNADWAEEAVRDGVSASYSEALALGVVEIVAASLDDFAAQADGREVTMSGGETRVLALEGARFEAIDKTVSEEILAVITDPNIAFLLLNLGFIGLLVSFYNGLEPVTAIAGVIFIIVGFYALNTLPVNYAGAALIILGLILLVAEAFLASSGLLALGGLAAFAIGSVMLMDTEVEGLRVDWRVIAGATLALGAASFLLVSYGLAAQARKVTTGEQGLIGLTGHVLSWNGATGYVMVDGERWRAVSADALKAGDAIKVVSLDGLTLKVKLLK
- a CDS encoding slipin family protein produces the protein MAELGVNIGFWIATAVIIFTIISSAIKILREYERAVVYTLGRYTGTSGPGLILLIPFIQQMVRADIRTVAEDVPSQDVISQDNVSVKVNAVIYYRIVDPARAINQVEDFRMATSQLAQTTLRSVLGKHDLDEMLSERDKLNDDIQSILDSQTEAWGIKVANVEIKHVDLDPSMIRAIAKQAEAERERRAKIISAEGEQQAATKLAEAAQILGGQDGALQLRYLSTLTEIGGENNSTIIFPMPIDLLAQLSGFIKDKG
- a CDS encoding sodium-translocating pyrophosphatase, giving the protein MAMDELWLWLAVASGLIAIAYGIIQVRSILAASPGSARMQEIAAAIQEGANAYLRRQYTTIAVVGAVIFVLVWLLLGLVVAIGFLIGALLSGAAGFIGMLVSVRANVRTTEASKTSLQAGLSMAFRAGAVTGMLVAGLALLSVTVYFLVLTGGEGFAASGTQRTIIDGLVALGFGASLISIFARLGGGIFTKGADVGGDMVGKVEAGIPEDDPRNPATIADNVGDNVGDCAGMAADLFETYAVTVVATMVLASIFFRGDAGLDAMMVYPLAIGAVCIIASIIGAFFVRLSKGSTNVMGALYKGFIASAVLSLGGVALATHFLIGFDTAFTASSGLIMSGASLFLCGVVGLAVTGLIIWITEYYTGTNYRPVRSVAKASESGHGTNVIQGLAVSMESTALPALVIIIAILVTFNLAGLFGIAIAVTTMLALAGMVVALDAFGPVTDNAGGIAEMAGLEGEVRDTTDALDAVGNTTKAVTKGYAIGSAGLGALVLFAAYTEDIKYFASNPRDYPFFADTGNLNFDLSNPYVVVGLLFGGLLPFLFAGMSMTAVGRAAQAVVEEVRRQFREKPGIMRGEEKPDYGRAVDMLTTAAIREMIVPSMLPVLSPIVLFAVIWFVGGGALGFNEAGKGDALVSVGAMLLGVIVTGLFVAISMTSGGGAWDNAKKYIEDGHHGGKGSDAHKAAVTGDTVGDPYKDTAGPAVNPMIKITNIVALLMLAVLATRF